Proteins encoded together in one Streptomyces rubradiris window:
- a CDS encoding SDR family oxidoreductase, translating to MSTQQIVLITGASSGFGALTARSVADGGDTVYAGMRHTTGRNAPAAQAAADHATEHEVDLRTVELDVTSQESVDAAVARILAEHGRIDVLIHNAGHMVTGPAEAFTAEQLAQLYDVNVLSTQRVNRAVLPGMRARGAGLVVWVSSSSVKGGTPPYLAPYFAAKAGMDSLAVGYAAELARWGVETSIVVPGSFTRGTNHFAHAGTPADAAVEDAYETRYAGLVEQVAGKLAALSPAGAEASMVSDEIARIVALPGGTRPYRVHIDPADDGSQTVSEVADRIRSEFLTRIGLADLLPVHP from the coding sequence GTGTCCACCCAGCAGATCGTCCTGATCACCGGTGCCTCCAGCGGATTCGGCGCACTGACCGCCCGCTCCGTCGCGGACGGCGGTGACACCGTCTACGCCGGCATGCGCCACACCACCGGCCGCAACGCCCCGGCCGCCCAGGCCGCCGCCGACCACGCCACCGAGCATGAGGTCGACCTACGCACCGTCGAGCTCGACGTGACCTCCCAGGAGTCGGTCGACGCCGCCGTCGCGCGGATCCTCGCCGAACATGGTCGCATCGACGTCCTGATCCATAACGCCGGCCACATGGTGACCGGCCCCGCCGAAGCCTTCACCGCCGAGCAGCTCGCCCAGCTGTACGACGTCAACGTCCTGTCCACGCAGCGCGTCAACCGGGCCGTGCTGCCCGGGATGCGTGCACGCGGCGCAGGCCTGGTCGTGTGGGTCTCCAGCTCCAGCGTCAAGGGCGGCACTCCGCCCTACCTCGCCCCGTACTTCGCGGCGAAGGCCGGCATGGACTCCCTCGCGGTCGGCTACGCCGCCGAACTCGCCCGCTGGGGCGTGGAGACCTCCATCGTGGTGCCGGGGTCGTTCACCCGGGGAACCAACCACTTCGCGCACGCCGGCACGCCTGCCGACGCCGCGGTCGAGGACGCCTACGAGACGCGGTACGCGGGCCTCGTGGAACAGGTCGCGGGAAAACTCGCGGCCCTGTCCCCGGCCGGCGCCGAGGCGTCCATGGTGTCCGACGAGATCGCCCGCATCGTGGCCCTGCCCGGGGGCACCCGGCCCTACCGCGTACACATCGACCCGGCCGACGACGGGTCACAGACGGTCTCCGAGGTGGCCGACCGCATCCGGAGCGAATTCCTCACCCGCATCGGCCTGGCCGACCTGCTGCCGGTCCACCCGTAA
- a CDS encoding SDR family NAD(P)-dependent oxidoreductase, producing MTGRLAGKTALITGATGGIGQATAKLFARQGAHLVLTDACADAAADLAARLESTGTEALGIGLDVSSPQQWSEAIAQVERHFAGLDVLVNIAGIVDWAGVEETDPHAWHRVIAVNQTGTWLGMKTAMPLLRASGNASVINTSSVLGLIGSGGAAAYHASKGAVRLLTKTAAVEYAAQGVRVNSVHPGVIATPMIQEILDQEGDQQPDIVRTPMRRAGRPEEIAPMMLFLASDESSYITGAEFVVDGGLTAH from the coding sequence ATGACGGGACGCCTGGCAGGAAAAACAGCGCTGATCACAGGCGCGACGGGCGGCATCGGACAGGCCACCGCAAAACTGTTCGCTCGCCAGGGAGCACATCTGGTGCTCACCGATGCCTGTGCCGACGCCGCGGCGGACCTCGCGGCCCGGCTGGAGAGCACTGGCACCGAAGCACTGGGCATCGGCCTGGACGTCTCGTCGCCGCAGCAGTGGAGCGAGGCCATCGCCCAGGTCGAGCGACACTTCGCAGGGCTGGATGTGCTGGTGAACATCGCCGGAATCGTGGACTGGGCCGGCGTCGAGGAAACCGATCCGCACGCCTGGCACCGGGTGATCGCGGTCAACCAGACCGGCACCTGGCTGGGCATGAAGACCGCCATGCCGCTGCTGCGCGCCAGCGGCAATGCCTCGGTGATCAACACCTCGTCCGTCCTGGGGCTGATCGGCAGCGGGGGCGCCGCCGCGTACCACGCGTCCAAGGGAGCAGTGCGCCTGCTGACCAAGACCGCCGCCGTGGAGTACGCCGCTCAGGGCGTGCGCGTGAACTCCGTGCACCCGGGAGTCATCGCCACTCCCATGATCCAGGAGATCCTCGACCAGGAGGGAGACCAGCAGCCCGACATCGTGCGGACCCCGATGCGGCGCGCCGGCCGCCCCGAGGAAATCGCCCCCATGATGCTTTTCCTGGCCAGCGACGAGTCCTCGTACATCAC
- a CDS encoding LysR family transcriptional regulator — MDISSTGLRVLRQIAESGSFTAAAARLGYTQSAVSRQAAALERSVGTTLFERRPDGVRLTPAGLTLLRHAHTVLASLAAAERELAGTVPRTEPVRLGAVLSAGSAILPAALAHLAAADPQITVTTREGTTPTLIRALRAGSLDLAVLTSRPPHRPFDGDSPRLHLETVADTELVVAVPSTGEFAGRTTVHVDELVDAAWIATPSSGGEPLLGVWPGLPGRPRVIHSARDWLTKLQLVAGGFGVTTVPSPLSPVLPPGVSLLRVDGAPPEIRRVLVARLGGHPTPAITAVTRAITATV; from the coding sequence ATGGACATCTCCAGTACGGGACTGCGGGTCCTGCGGCAGATCGCCGAGTCCGGCAGCTTCACCGCGGCGGCTGCCCGGCTCGGTTACACGCAGTCGGCCGTCTCCCGTCAGGCCGCCGCCCTCGAACGCAGCGTCGGTACCACCCTGTTCGAACGCCGTCCGGACGGGGTACGGCTCACTCCCGCCGGCTTGACCCTGCTGCGGCACGCCCACACGGTCCTCGCCTCGCTCGCGGCGGCCGAGCGTGAGCTCGCTGGGACCGTCCCACGGACCGAACCTGTACGGCTCGGGGCAGTCCTGAGCGCGGGTTCGGCGATCCTGCCCGCCGCACTCGCACACCTCGCGGCGGCCGACCCGCAGATCACGGTCACCACCCGCGAGGGCACCACACCCACCCTGATCCGGGCGCTGCGCGCGGGCTCGCTCGACCTCGCCGTGCTGACATCCCGACCGCCCCACCGGCCCTTCGACGGCGACTCGCCACGGCTGCACCTCGAGACCGTCGCGGACACCGAGCTGGTCGTGGCGGTGCCTTCGACCGGAGAGTTCGCCGGGCGCACCACGGTGCACGTCGACGAGCTGGTCGATGCCGCTTGGATCGCCACCCCGTCATCAGGCGGCGAGCCGCTGCTCGGCGTCTGGCCCGGCCTGCCCGGACGGCCGCGCGTCATCCACTCCGCGCGCGACTGGCTGACCAAACTCCAGCTGGTCGCCGGCGGCTTCGGCGTGACCACAGTGCCCTCCCCCCTCTCACCGGTACTGCCGCCGGGGGTGAGCCTGCTGCGCGTCGACGGCGCACCCCCCGAGATCCGTCGTGTGCTCGTGGCACGACTCGGCGGCCACCCCACTCCGGCGATCACGGCCGTCACCCGAGCGATCACCGCGACCGTTTGA
- a CDS encoding SDR family oxidoreductase, whose amino-acid sequence MSSTTTASRVALVTGGSGGIGRAVVERLAADGYAVAVHYAGNPARATEVADQITAAGGRAITVGADVADETAMGAAFDAVEAAFGGIDVVVNTAGIMLLSPIATLDLADFDHMHRTNVRGTFVVSQLAANRLRTGGAIVNFSTSVTRTQFPAYGAYVASKAAVEGITLILARELRGKDITVNAVAPGPTATALFLNDKDEATIANLSKAVPLERLGQPADIAETVAFLAGPARWVNGQVLFTNGGLA is encoded by the coding sequence ATGTCCAGCACGACCACCGCCTCGCGCGTCGCCCTCGTCACCGGCGGCTCCGGGGGTATCGGCCGCGCCGTTGTCGAGCGTCTGGCCGCCGACGGGTACGCCGTCGCCGTGCACTACGCCGGCAACCCGGCCCGCGCCACCGAAGTCGCCGACCAGATCACCGCCGCCGGCGGCCGCGCCATCACGGTCGGCGCAGACGTCGCCGACGAGACCGCGATGGGTGCGGCCTTCGACGCGGTGGAGGCCGCGTTCGGCGGCATCGACGTCGTCGTCAACACGGCCGGGATCATGCTGCTGTCTCCGATCGCCACGCTCGACCTGGCCGACTTCGACCACATGCACCGCACCAACGTGCGCGGCACGTTCGTCGTCTCACAGCTCGCCGCGAATCGGCTGCGGACCGGGGGCGCCATCGTGAACTTCTCCACGTCGGTCACCCGCACGCAGTTCCCCGCCTACGGCGCCTACGTCGCCTCCAAGGCCGCGGTCGAGGGCATCACCCTGATCCTGGCGCGAGAACTGCGCGGCAAGGACATCACGGTCAACGCCGTCGCTCCCGGCCCCACTGCCACCGCACTGTTTCTGAACGACAAGGACGAGGCCACGATCGCAAACCTCTCCAAGGCCGTGCCGCTCGAGCGCCTCGGCCAGCCCGCCGACATCGCCGAGACCGTGGCGTTCCTCGCCGGCCCGGCCCGATGGGTCAACGGCCAGGTCCTCTTCACCAACGGCGGCCTCGCCTGA
- a CDS encoding helix-turn-helix transcriptional regulator — protein MTDNHLGDFLRARRARLRPQDVDMASYGTRRVTGLRREEVAVLAGVNADYYARLEQGRERNPSPQVLDALTRALRLDEDTRAHLYRLAGATPGDHLAAHTSARVSPELRQLMDGYPNTPAFVLDRTLDILATNALADALFAPFDPPDNLARMTFLDPAGRHFYTDWDRAAEAAVANLRHATGFDPNAPRLRELVRTLTEHSTLFARQWNSHTVRGKTQDAKHLHHPDVGPLTLTYQAFDVRDAPGQQLVIYHAEPGGPSAQALDLLGSLHATRSRREARRRKGAAGGPGAGGRA, from the coding sequence ATGACCGACAACCACCTGGGCGACTTTCTGCGTGCACGCCGCGCACGCCTGCGGCCGCAGGACGTCGACATGGCGAGCTACGGGACCCGCAGGGTCACCGGACTGCGCCGCGAGGAGGTCGCCGTCCTGGCCGGAGTGAACGCCGACTATTACGCTCGCCTGGAACAGGGACGCGAACGCAACCCCTCACCCCAGGTGCTCGACGCCCTCACCCGGGCGCTCCGGCTCGACGAGGACACCCGCGCGCACCTGTACCGGCTCGCCGGTGCCACACCAGGCGACCACCTCGCCGCGCACACGTCCGCACGGGTCAGTCCCGAACTGCGCCAGCTGATGGACGGCTACCCGAACACCCCCGCATTCGTCCTGGACCGCACTCTGGACATCCTCGCCACCAACGCCCTGGCCGACGCCCTCTTCGCCCCCTTCGACCCGCCGGACAACCTGGCCCGCATGACGTTCCTCGACCCCGCGGGCCGGCACTTCTACACGGACTGGGACCGTGCGGCCGAGGCCGCCGTCGCCAACCTGCGCCACGCCACGGGGTTCGACCCGAACGCTCCGCGGCTGCGCGAGTTGGTCCGCACCCTCACCGAGCACAGCACCCTGTTCGCCCGCCAGTGGAACAGCCACACCGTGCGCGGCAAGACCCAGGACGCCAAACACCTACACCACCCGGACGTCGGTCCCCTCACCCTCACCTACCAAGCCTTCGACGTACGCGACGCGCCCGGCCAGCAGCTCGTCATCTACCACGCCGAACCGGGCGGCCCCAGTGCCCAGGCGTTGGACCTGCTCGGCTCTCTCCACGCCACCCGGAGCCGCCGCGAGGCACGACGCCGGAAGGGTGCGGCGGGCGGCCCTGGAGCAGGCGGCCGAGCGTGA
- a CDS encoding TetR/AcrR family transcriptional regulator has product MTTQPDETTTSPRRRGRGRRPAEEVRADVLEAAGRLILTEGMAGLTFERVAKTAGVSKTTLYKWWQSPGALALDGYFHAVHTTLAFADTGNVREDLRDQLHHHRQVMAGPGGRALLELIGASQTDPDLARAYRALYSSGRRELAYQRLTRAQEQGEIREDVDVRVLVDQLWGAVYHRSLIPDEPVTPEFVDAIVDNLFDGIQPRE; this is encoded by the coding sequence GTGACCACCCAGCCGGACGAGACGACCACGAGCCCGCGCAGGCGCGGCCGCGGGAGACGTCCCGCCGAAGAGGTCCGCGCCGACGTCCTGGAAGCCGCCGGACGGCTGATCCTGACCGAGGGAATGGCGGGCCTGACGTTCGAGCGGGTCGCCAAAACCGCCGGTGTCAGCAAGACCACCCTGTACAAGTGGTGGCAATCACCCGGCGCGCTCGCCCTCGACGGGTACTTCCACGCCGTACACACCACCCTGGCCTTCGCCGACACCGGCAACGTACGCGAGGATCTGCGCGACCAGCTCCACCACCACCGCCAGGTCATGGCAGGGCCGGGAGGCCGTGCCCTGCTCGAACTCATCGGCGCCTCCCAGACGGACCCCGACCTCGCACGCGCCTACCGCGCCCTGTACTCCTCGGGCAGACGCGAACTGGCCTACCAGCGCCTGACCCGCGCCCAGGAACAAGGCGAGATCCGCGAGGACGTCGACGTCCGGGTCCTGGTCGACCAGCTCTGGGGCGCCGTCTACCACCGCAGCCTGATCCCCGACGAGCCCGTCACACCCGAGTTCGTCGACGCCATCGTTGACAACCTCTTCGACGGTATCCAGCCCCGGGAGTAG